The Alicyclobacillus macrosporangiidus CPP55 genome segment GCTGCAGGAAAATCTGCAAAAGGTCGAAGGCGTGCAGTCGGTCGAAGTGGAGGCTGGCAATCCCACGGTGATCCGTGTCCAGTTGGGGCCGGTGCCTGATCTCCAGACCGCCTACACGGATCTTGTGCACACCGTCTCGGGCACCATCAGCGGGCCCGAGAGTTTGTTGATAGAGGACCGGCGCAGCCCTCAGCTGGTGTCGGCCTACGAATCGTTGACGCCTACGTTGATGGAAGGTGTCGCCAGCGGCCGATACAGGGAGATGATCGCCAACGCGGCCGACGAGGCCAAGCGCCTGGGGGTTCAGGCGAAGGTGACCATGGACGAACACAACATCTATATCCAATTGTCCAGCGGCGACCACTACCTGTACAAGGTCCTCCCGTACACGCTGCACCAAGGAGGTGGATCGTCTTGATCAAGGAGTGGATCGTCGGTGTCGCCATCGCGGTGCTGGTGTTCCTGGCGGTTTTGGGTTACAACGTGCTGCCGCTCTTTTTCCTCGCAGCGATTTCGGTAGCGTTGTGGTACATGTTGGACCGGCGCGGCGCGGTTTCGCTCGCTCCGCGGGAGGCGCAGGTCAAGCACCAGGTATCGTTTGACCAGATCGGCGGCCAGGAGCACGCGAAGAGGGAACTGATGGAGGCGCTCGACTTCCTGAAGTACCGGGATCGCATCCGGTCCCTCGGGATCCGTCCGCTCAAGGGCATCCTGTTGACCGGGCCGCCGGGTACGGGCAAGACCCTGATGGCGAAGGCTGCGGCGACGTACACGGACTCCGTCTTCTTGTCGGCGGCGGGCAGCGAGTTCGTGGAGATGTATGTGGGTGTCGGCGCGCAGCGCGTGCGCGAGCTGTTCCGGCGGGCGCGCGCCCTGGCGAAGAAGGAAGGAAAGGACAGTGCCATCATCTTCATCGACGAGATCGACGTCCTTGGGGCACGGCGGGGCCAGCACAGCCATCAGGAGTACGATCAGACGCTCAACCAGCTGCTGACGGAGATGGACGGCATGTCCACCACCCAAACGCCGATGGTTCTGGTGATGGCGGCCACCAACCGCCCCGACATGTTGGATGCCGCTCTCCTGCGGCCAGGGCGGTTCGACAGGCAGATCAAGGTCGATCTCCCGGACAAGGAAGGACGCTTGCACATCCTGCGCATCCAGACGCAGGGAAAACCGTTGGCGGCCGATGTCGACCTGGAGCATATCGCCCGGGAGACCTACGGATTTTCGGGCGCTCAGTTGGAGTCCCTCGTCAACGAGGCGGCCATCATGGCGTTGCGTCAAAATAAGCAGGAGATCACCCAGGAGATGTTCCGCGACGCCGTGGACAAGGTCTTGATGGGTGAGAAGACGGGGCGTAAACCGACGCCCGAGGAGCTGCAGCGGGTGGCGGTGCATGAGCTCGGCCACGCCATCGTCAGTGAGTTGATGCGGCCGGGCACGGTGTCGCACATCACCATCGCGCCGCGCGGCAACGCCCTCGGTTTTGTCCGCCAGATCCCGGAAAGCGACCGGTATCTGTACACCAAGGAACAGCTGGAGCAGCAGATCAACGTGGCGTTGGCTGGTTGCCTGGCGGAGGAATTGCACTACGGGAACCGCAGTACCGGCGCGCAGAACGACTTCATGCAGGCTTCTTCCTTGGCGCGGACGATGGTCCGGTGCGGACTGTCCCGCATCGGGATCGTCGACGAGGAAAACCTGCCGGAGACGGTGCTCGACACGGAGGTGCGCCACATCCTGGCCGAACAGGAGAAGGTCACGCGGGAATTGCTCACCCCGTACAAGGAGGATATCGCCGCCTTCGCCAACCACGTGGTGGAGGAAGAGAGTGTCGACGGCGAGGCGTTTCGACGGTGGCTGGAAGGCGTGCAGGCGCGGAAGGCGCAACCGGAGGCAGACGCCGCCTGTGCGGCCGCGCTGGCCTCGGACGCAGGCCGGAACGTGCAGGGGGCGGAAGGGTTGCAGGCCGGCGCGTAATGCAACGGTGCCCACGTCCATCCTGTGTGGCACGTGTCGCACGTGTCGCGCGGGTGCGCCACAGGGCGAGCGCACCCAATTCGGGATTGTCCTTTGCCATTCGCCGAAGCAAGGCCGTGGATCCGGATGGGTCCGCGGCCTTTTCGGTACGTCTGTGGGAGGGACCGTGATCGACCCCGTTCGACAGGAACGGTTGTGGTATAATCCGTTTGATCGCAAGTCTTAGGAGGCAAAATCGTGAGCCCCATTACGACCATCGACAAAGTCGGAGAGTACGTGGGACAAGCGGTCACCTTGCGGGGGTGGCTGTACAACAAACGCTCCAGCGGCAAAATTCAATTCCTTCAGGTGCGGGATGGCACCGGGGTGATCCAATGCGTCGCGGTCAAGAGCGAGGTCGGTGACGAGGTATTTGCGGCCTGTGACGCGCTGACCCAGGAGTGCTCCCTGATTGTGGAGGGCGTGGTCCGTCGCGACGAGCGCGCCAAGGGCGGTTACGAATTGTCCATCCTCCGCGTGGAACAGGTCGGCCCGTCCACCGACTATCCGATCACGCTCAAGGAGCACGGCGTCGACTTCCTGCTCGACCATCGCCACCTGTGGATCCGCACGCCGCGCCAGCGCGCCATCCTCAAGGTGCGTGCCGAGGTCATGCGGGCGATGGCCGACTTTCTCGACGGGGACGGTTTTACGCGTGTCGATCCGCCGGTGTTGACGCCCTCTTCCTGCGAAGGGACCACGGAGCTGTTCCACACCCAATATTTCGACGAGGACGCGTATTTGACCCAGAGCGGGCAGATGTACCTCGAGGCCGCGGCGATGGCCTTGGGTAAGGTGTACTCCATGGGCCCGGCATTCCGCGCCGAACGCTCCAAGACTCGCCGCCATCTGATCGAATTCTGGATGATTGAACCGGAGATGGCGTTCTACACGCACGAGGACAACGTGCGGTTGCAGGAGGCGTTCGTCAGTCACATCGTGCGCCACGTGCTGACCCACTGCGAAAGGGAGCTGGCCACCATCGGCCGGGATATCGGGAAGTTGGAACGGGTTGAGCCGCCGTTCCCGCGCATGTCCTACGATGAGGCCATCGCGTGGCTGCAACAGCACGGACACGACATCCGGTGGGGGGATGATTTCGGCGCGCCCCACGAGACCGAGCTGGCGGCCCAGTTCGATCGCCCGGTCTTCATCGAGCGGTACCCGACCCAGATCAAGGCGTTCTACATGCAGCCGGACCCGGCTCGGCCGGAGGTGGTCCTGTGCGCTGACCTGCTCGCTCCGGAGGGCTATGGCGAGATCATCGGCGGCAGCCAGCGCATCCACGATTACGATCTGATGCGCCAGCGGTTCGAAGAGCACCACCTGCCGATGGACACCTACGGCTGGTATCTCGACCTTCGCAAGTACGGGTCGGTGCCCCACGCCGGATTCGGCATCGGGCTGGAGCGGACGGTCGCCTGGATCTGCGGGCTCGAACACGTCCGGGAGGCCATCCCGTTTCCGCGCATGCTGTACCGGCTGTACCCATAAGCTGCATCCTTTCGAAATACTCGCCGGAGGGAGAGTGGCAGCATGAAACCGCCGGAACGCCAGTCGGTCGAAGCGGACGTGCTCGCCGGGCCGTTTGTCAGCATTCCGTACGCATTGCTGGCGCAGGTGGGGGAGCTGGACATCCAACCCGCCCCTCTGCTGGTCCTCCTGCAAATCGTAGCGGCGAGCCAGGTGCAACAAAAGGATTTTCTGACGCCCCAAGAACTGGCCACTCGTTGCGGGATGAGCCCGTACGATGTAGCGGAGACCATCGGCCTGTTGGTCGAAGCCAATCTCCTCGCCATCGGGGTTCGGATGGAACCCGATGGCACGCACAGCAACTACTTCGACCTGCGCCCGCTGTGGGCCGCCCTGCGGCCGCGGGAGCCGGCACGGGCCACTGCGGAGGCGGCCGAGCTGGAACGGACGAAGGACATCGTCACGCTGTTCGAGGAGGAATTCGGCCGTCCCCTGTCCGGTCTGGAGTGCGAGCAGATCCGGCACTGGCTGGAGCAGGACGCGCACCCGGAGTGGATGATCGTCGAGGCGCTGCGCGAGGCCGTCTTGGCCAACAAATACAGCTTCAAATACATCGACCGCGTACTGTACGACTGGCAGCGGCACCACATCCGCAGCCGGGCGGACCTGGAGGCGTACCAGGCACAGCACCGCGAGCGGGCACGGGCCAAAGAGGAGTCCGCCGCGGGGCGGTCGGACCGGCGTCCGGGCCGCGGGTCGACGGCGCAGAAACCGGAACGGGACGAGCGGTACAACGCCTTCTACGAGTTGTTCCCGGACGTGTGATCCGAGGCGCCGCCAATGCAGATGGATGGTCGCCTGGACGGGTGTGGATACCGTCCGCGGGCGATGTGCATGGGATGGAGCAGGAGGTGTCACCATGTACGACGCTGCGATCATCCGCTCGTTCTGCGGCCTGCCGCATGGGTTGGGCCGACCCATCGGGCTACCGCGGCCACTGCCGCGGCCCTGGCCTGGGCCCCGGGGGCCTTGGCCCTGGTGAGGTGTCTCCCGGCGGCGAGCCCGGCTCGCCGCCGTCCGCCATGCCAAGGCGGGCAACCGGATCGGCTTTGTCGGTTTAACGGCCCGCGCGGGGTGGACAATCTGATCTTGTCATGGCGCACGGCGCCGCAGGAGGTACATATGCCAAAGGAAAAAGAGTTCGTCAAAGAGATCACGCCCCAGAGCGAAGATTTTTCCCGCTGGTACATCGATGTCATCCGCAAGGCGGACCTGATGGATTACTCGCCGGTGCGCGGCTGCATCGTGTTCAAGCCAGATGGGTATGAGCTGTGGGAAGCCTGCCAGCGTGAGCTGGACCAGCGTTTCAAGGCGACGGGTCACCGCAACGCGTACTTTCCGTTGTTCATCCCGGAGAGCTTCTTCGAGAAGGAAAAGGAGCACGTCGAGGGCTTCAATCCAGAGTTGCCCTGGGTGACCGAGGCAGGCGGGGAGAAGCTGGAGGAGCGCCTGGCTGTGCGCCCGACGTCGGAGACCATCATCGGCCACATGTACGCGCAGTGGATTCAGTCCTACCGTGACCTGCCGGTTTTGATCAATCAATGGGCCAACGTGGTGCGGTGGGAGAAACGCACCCTGCCATTCCTGCGCACGAGCGAGTTTCTGTGGCAGGAAGGGCACACAGCCCACGCCACGGAAGAGGAAGCGCGGGCGGAGACGATGCAGATGCTCGACGTGTACACGGACTTCGTGGAGAAGGTGCTGGCGATACCGGTCTACCGGGGCCAGAAGACGCCGCTCGAGAAGTTCGCTGGTGCCGTCGACACGTTCTCCATTGAGGCGATGATGAAAGACGGGAAGGCCCTCCAAGCCGGCACTTCCCACTACCTGGGCCAAAACTTCGCCCGCAGCTTTAACATCCAGTTCCTCGACCGGGACAACACGTTGAAGTACGCGTACACCACGTCGTGGGGCATGAGCACCCGCATCCTCGGCGCCCTCATCATGGTCCACGGGGACGACCGGGGCCTGGTGTTGCCGCCGCGGATCGCGCCGACGCAGGTGGTCGTGATCCCCATCGGGCCCCAGAAGGAGCGCGAGCGGGTGGTCGGCCACGCGCGGGATCTCCACCGGCGGCTGGCCGCAGCCGGATTGCGCGTGCGGATCGACGATCGCGAGGACTTCAGCCCAGGGTGGAAGTTCAACGAATACGAGATGCGGGGCATCCCGGTACGGCTCGAGCTGGGACCGCGCGATCTCGACGCCGGCCAGGTGGTCTTGGTGCGCCGCGACACCGGCGAGAAGATCCCGGTTCCCGAAGGGGAACTGTTCAACCGGCTGCCGGCCCTGCTCGACGAGATCCAGTCGAACCTGTATGAGATGGCGCTGGCTTTCCGCCAGGCCAACGAGCACGTGGCCGAGTCGTTCGACCAGCTGACGGACATCATCCAGAACCAACGCGGGTTTGTGCTCGCGGGCTGGTGCGGAGACGACGCCTGCGAGAAGGCCGTCAAGGAGGCGTGCGGGGCCACCAGCCGCAACATCCCGTTCGATCCGCCCACCCACCTCACCCATTGTGTGGTGTGCGGAAAGCCAGCCGCGCACTCCGTTTGGTTCGCGAAGGCGTATTGAACGCCGCTGCAGACCCTGCTCTTGCGGAACACCCAGACAACGACACACGCGCTTCACATCCGCCCCGGACCTGGGGCGGTTTTTTCACGACCCTCTGGGGCGCGACGACACTCGGTCAAGACCCTTCCCGTATACTGGAGGTGTTTGGGAAAGTCGCCCATACCTCATCTGGACACACGAACTGGCCCCGGCCACTCGGAATGGGAGGGTCCGCATGAGAGGTATCGTGCTCGGCGTCTTATCGTCAGCGTTCTTCGCCGCGACGTTTCTCCTCAACCGAACGATGAGCCTGTCCGGCGGCAGTTGGGTGTGGAGCGCGTCCTTACGCTACCTGTGGATGGTGCCGAT includes the following:
- a CDS encoding AAA family ATPase is translated as MIKEWIVGVAIAVLVFLAVLGYNVLPLFFLAAISVALWYMLDRRGAVSLAPREAQVKHQVSFDQIGGQEHAKRELMEALDFLKYRDRIRSLGIRPLKGILLTGPPGTGKTLMAKAAATYTDSVFLSAAGSEFVEMYVGVGAQRVRELFRRARALAKKEGKDSAIIFIDEIDVLGARRGQHSHQEYDQTLNQLLTEMDGMSTTQTPMVLVMAATNRPDMLDAALLRPGRFDRQIKVDLPDKEGRLHILRIQTQGKPLAADVDLEHIARETYGFSGAQLESLVNEAAIMALRQNKQEITQEMFRDAVDKVLMGEKTGRKPTPEELQRVAVHELGHAIVSELMRPGTVSHITIAPRGNALGFVRQIPESDRYLYTKEQLEQQINVALAGCLAEELHYGNRSTGAQNDFMQASSLARTMVRCGLSRIGIVDEENLPETVLDTEVRHILAEQEKVTRELLTPYKEDIAAFANHVVEEESVDGEAFRRWLEGVQARKAQPEADAACAAALASDAGRNVQGAEGLQAGA
- the asnS gene encoding asparagine--tRNA ligase; amino-acid sequence: MSPITTIDKVGEYVGQAVTLRGWLYNKRSSGKIQFLQVRDGTGVIQCVAVKSEVGDEVFAACDALTQECSLIVEGVVRRDERAKGGYELSILRVEQVGPSTDYPITLKEHGVDFLLDHRHLWIRTPRQRAILKVRAEVMRAMADFLDGDGFTRVDPPVLTPSSCEGTTELFHTQYFDEDAYLTQSGQMYLEAAAMALGKVYSMGPAFRAERSKTRRHLIEFWMIEPEMAFYTHEDNVRLQEAFVSHIVRHVLTHCERELATIGRDIGKLERVEPPFPRMSYDEAIAWLQQHGHDIRWGDDFGAPHETELAAQFDRPVFIERYPTQIKAFYMQPDPARPEVVLCADLLAPEGYGEIIGGSQRIHDYDLMRQRFEEHHLPMDTYGWYLDLRKYGSVPHAGFGIGLERTVAWICGLEHVREAIPFPRMLYRLYP
- a CDS encoding DnaD domain-containing protein; this encodes MKPPERQSVEADVLAGPFVSIPYALLAQVGELDIQPAPLLVLLQIVAASQVQQKDFLTPQELATRCGMSPYDVAETIGLLVEANLLAIGVRMEPDGTHSNYFDLRPLWAALRPREPARATAEAAELERTKDIVTLFEEEFGRPLSGLECEQIRHWLEQDAHPEWMIVEALREAVLANKYSFKYIDRVLYDWQRHHIRSRADLEAYQAQHRERARAKEESAAGRSDRRPGRGSTAQKPERDERYNAFYELFPDV
- the proS gene encoding proline--tRNA ligase; this encodes MPKEKEFVKEITPQSEDFSRWYIDVIRKADLMDYSPVRGCIVFKPDGYELWEACQRELDQRFKATGHRNAYFPLFIPESFFEKEKEHVEGFNPELPWVTEAGGEKLEERLAVRPTSETIIGHMYAQWIQSYRDLPVLINQWANVVRWEKRTLPFLRTSEFLWQEGHTAHATEEEARAETMQMLDVYTDFVEKVLAIPVYRGQKTPLEKFAGAVDTFSIEAMMKDGKALQAGTSHYLGQNFARSFNIQFLDRDNTLKYAYTTSWGMSTRILGALIMVHGDDRGLVLPPRIAPTQVVVIPIGPQKERERVVGHARDLHRRLAAAGLRVRIDDREDFSPGWKFNEYEMRGIPVRLELGPRDLDAGQVVLVRRDTGEKIPVPEGELFNRLPALLDEIQSNLYEMALAFRQANEHVAESFDQLTDIIQNQRGFVLAGWCGDDACEKAVKEACGATSRNIPFDPPTHLTHCVVCGKPAAHSVWFAKAY